The Phycisphaeraceae bacterium genome segment GGATTCCGACACCGACTGCACGGCGGTGTTGAGGCGCACGTCGATCTCCGCGCCGCGCATGGAGCGCAGCAGCACGTCGCGGCAGTCGCCGTCGATGAATGGCAGGATCGACTCGCGCGGTTCGAAGAGGGTCACGGCCACGCCGATCTCGGCGAAGATGCTGGCGTATTCGCAACCGATGACGCCGCCGCCCACGATAGCCAGCGAGCGGGGCATGTGCTCAAGCTCGAGGATGCCGTCGGCGTCCACCACGCCCGGCAGGTGGAAGGGGATGTGCTCGGGACGCACCGGCGACGAGCCGGTGGCGACGAGGATGAAGTCGGCGCTCAGCCGCGCGGTTGGGCCGTCGTCGCGGGTCACTTCGATCGTGTGCGGATCGACGATGCGTCCGTGGCCGTTCACCACGGTGATGCCGTGCCGGTCGAAGGAGGATTCGATGCGGTCGTGCTCCTCCTGCTGAATCAGGTGTCGCTGGGCCATGAATCCGGCGATGGAGAGGTGGCCGCCGAACTCCACGCGAAGTCCCGGGATGGGTCGGCGTCGGAAGGCGGAGCACATGACGGCGGTTTCGCGCAGGGCCTTGGACGGGATGGTGCCGGTGTTGACCATGGCCCCGCCCGGGGCGTGGGCGCGCTCAATGACGGCGACGCGGCGTCCGAAATACGCCGCCTGCGTGGCGGCCTTCTCGCCCGCCGGTCCGCAGCCGAGACAGATCAGGTCGTATCGATCCATGTGGTGCAGATCGACCAGATTCACATCTCGGGTTAGCCCCGGGTTCGGCGCGGCGCTACCGGGGCGGATTCCCCTTCAGCGGCACGAGCAGGAGCCGCATGACGATGACCGCCGCGATGACCGCCCCCAGCCCCCAGCTCTTATGGGGCGTGAGGATGAGGAAGACCAGCGAGCCGAGCAGCAGCACGCCCGACAGACCGTATCGCCACCCCGTCACCGGGGGTTCTTCCGCAGGTAGTCCTCCAGCATGCCGGTCTGCCAGGCGCAGAAGATGAACTGGTCGGCAGCGTCGCGGATACGCAGCGACAGGGGCTTGCCCTGCCCGTGGCCGCCTTCGCGGTCGACCCAGAGCAGGATGGGCTTCGTCTCGTGGTCGTTGGCGGCGAGCGCCTGCATCCTGGCCACCATCTTGCGGGCATGGTTGGGGTGAACGCGGTTGTCGTTCTCACCCGCGGTGAAGAGCACCGCCGGATACTTCACGCCCGGCTTGATGTTGTGGTAGGGCGAGTAGCGGCGCAGCCACTGGAAGTGGGTGGGGTCATCCGGCGAGCCGTACTCGGGAATCCAGAACTTCGCCATCAGGAAGTGGTGGTATCGCAGCATGTCCAGCAGGGGCACCGCAGAGATGGCCGCGGCGAACAGGTCAGGCCGCTGCGTCACCGCCACGCCCGTGAGCAGACCGCCGTTGGATCCGCCCTGGCAGGCGAGCCGCTCGGGCCTGGTGTAGCCGTTGGCGATGAGGTATTCCGCTGCGGCGTAGAAGTCGTCGAAGACGTTCTGCTTGTTCTCGAGCATGCCGGCGCGGTGCCAGTCCTCGCCGTACTCGCTGCCGCCTCGAAGGTTGGCGACGGCGTAGACGCCGCCCATCTCGAACCAGGGGAAGCGCGTGGGCGTGAACGAGGGCGTCAGGGAGATGTTGAAGCCGCCGTAGCCATAGAGGATGCAGGGGTTCTCGCCGTTGAGGACCAGCCCCTTCTTATGCACGATGAACATGGGCACGCGCGTGCCATCCCTGGAGGCGAAGAAAACCTGCTTCACCTCGACCGTGGAGGGATCAACGGGAACTTCCGGTCTCGCCCACAGGGCGAGTTGCGGCCTCGGCTCCGCCAGGTCGAGCCGATAGATCGACGGCGGGGTATTGAAGCTCGTGAAGGTCAGGAACGCCTCGGTGCGGTCATCGCGGGTGACGATGCCCGCCGTGCCGATGCCGGGCAGGGCGATCTCGCCCAGCGACTTGCCCGAATAGGTGAACTGCTCCAGTCGGCTGGTGGCGTCCACCTGGTACGAGGCCACCATGCGGCCTCGCGCCTGGCTGACGCTCTGCAGCACGGCGTCCTTGCGCTCGGGCAGAATCAGCGTCCAGTTCTCCCGCGCGGGATTATTCAGATCAACCGCGTACAGACAGCCGTTGGGCGCGTTGAGCGTGGTGAAGAGGTAGAGCGTGTCCCCCTGCACGAATTCGGCCTCGAAGCGCGCATCCAGACCCACGGCGATCGGCACACGGTCGATCTCGCCCGTTCGCCGCCATTGGTCGGCGTCGAACACCAGGACTTCCTGCTTGGCCCAGCCCTCGAAGATGGAGATGACCACCCAGCGTCCATCGCGGGTGATGCTGGCGCTGGGAATGCGGCTGGGTGCGTCCTGGCGCAGGATTTCGGAATCCTGCCGATGGTGCGTCCCCAGCAGGTGCATCTTGTAGACGCGGGAGTAGGCGTCCTTGGGATTCTCCAGCATGCCGTAGGTGAAGCCGGTGTTGTCCGCCAGCCAGCCGGTGAAGACCACCTTGCCCTGGATCTCATCCGCCAGCCAGCGCCCGCTGGTCACGTCCATGACGTAGAGCACGGTCATCTCGTCGCCAGCGTGGGAGAGCCCGAAGGCGAGCAGCGAGCCGTCCTCGCTGGGGACGAACCAGTCGAGCGCGTACAAACCCTTCTCATCGAGCGTGTTGGGGTTGAGCAGAACGCGAGGCGTGCCGTCATGCCCTTCGCGCAGGTAGAGAACCGCCTGGTTCTCCGTTCCCTTGCGCTCGGTGTAGAAGTAGCGGTCGCCGCGCATCGAGGGAGCGGAGACCGTGCCGATCGACATGAGTTCGGCGAGTCGGGCCTCGATGTCCTTGCGGGCGGGCAGCCGATCGAGAACGGATCGGGTGTGGTCGTTCTGCGCGGTGGTCCAGGCGCGAACCTCCTCACTCTCGCTTTCAAGCGGCTCGAGCCAGCGGTATTCATCGACGATGCGATGGCCGTGCATCTCGTCGGTCACGGGCCGCTGTTCGGTGGCGGGGGGGCCGGCAAGGGTCAGCGGCGCGATGGCGAGAGCGGAAGCGGCGAGGAGCAGTCGCATGATGAACTCCGGGTGTTTCAGTGGCACGGGCGTCCCCGCCCGTCAACTTTTTGATCGGTGGCGCAGGCGTCCCCGCCTGCGATCGGTGAGTCGGGCTCAACGCCCGATTCACTGATGCGATGCCGGGGGATGATACCGTAGCCGGCGTGCGACGCTGCATCGCCCCTCGCGGTGACGATCTTGGGTCGGGCGGCTGTGTCGGTGTCGGCATTGTTCGACCGGCCATTGAGGCCGGTCGGATGATGGCAGACGGGACGCCTGCGCCACCGTGTGGGATTCTCACGCCGCGCCCACGATGTCCGGCAACTGATCCATCCCCTCGGTCAGGTCGCGGGGGCCGGACTCGGTCACCATCACATCCGCCTCGTAGTGAACCGCCAGCGAGCCGTCGGCGGTGAAGATGGGCCACTCGCGACCGACGGACACGGTCTGAGAGGTTCCGCGTGCGATCATCGGCTCCACCGCCAGCAGCAGGCCGGGCTGCATGATGAGGTCCGAATCGGGCCACTCGCCGGGGTATCGCGGCAGGATGTTGGACACGAAGGGCGGGCCGTGCAGTTTGCGGCCGTAGCCGTGTCCGCCCAGTCCCTGCACCAGGTGAAAGCCGCACTCCTTCTCCACGTAGGGCTGCACCGCGGCGGCCCAGTCTGAAAGTCGATGACCGGGTCGCAGCGCGGCGATGCCACGCCGCAAGGACTCACGCCCGCACCGCATGAGCGCCATCGCCTCATCGGTGGCGTGGCCGATGGCGTACGTCCACGCGGCGTCGCCGATGAAGCCCTGGTGACGAACGCCGATGTCGATGGAGAACACATCACCCGGTTTGAGCGGAGGCAGGCGCATGGTGTGCGTCCCATGCACGATGCAGTGATTGAGCGACAGGCAGGCGTGGCTGGGAAAGGGTGGATGCCCTCGAATCTTGTAGTGCAGAAAGCAACTGCGGCAGTTGAGGTCCGCCAGCGTGCGACCCACGAAGGAGTCAACTTCCGGCAGCGTGAGACCGGGCCGCAGAAACTCCACGAGCCGCTCGTGCGTCCGCACCACGCACTGGGCGGCGGCGGCCGCGGCGTCCACATCGATCATGCTGGTCACGACCATGATGCGTCGATAGTACGATGAATCGCGGGAAAGTCGATGGGGAAACAATCGCGGCGCCGCGTTCCGAGCCGCGCGTGGATCGTGCCAGACCACCGACCATTACTCGACGGGCTGTTGAGACCCGGTGAGTGATCGCAGGCGAGACGCCCGCGCCACTGGACGCCCGCGCCACTGCAAACAAGTCATCAACCCGGTTCGACGGCGCAGGCGTCGTCGAATCGATCGAGAATCAGGTGGCCATCGACGATGACCACGCGCGGACCAGGCGCGGCCACCTCGAACGCCAGCTCCCGCTCATCCGTGGCGTCGAGGATCTGGATGTCCGCGCGCTTGCCCGGCTCGAGCGAACCGACCTCGTCGTCCAGCCGCAGCACGCAGGCGGCGTTGTAGGTGGCGGCGGTAATGGCTTCCGCGGGCGCGAGCCGCAGGTGGCGGCACGCCAGCGCGATGATGAACGGCATCGACGAGGTGGGAGATGAGCCAGGGTTGCAGTTGGTGGCGATGGCCAGCGCGCCCCCGGCATCCACCAGCGCACGGGCTGGGGCGTAGCGACCGTTGAGGTGGAAGCCGCAGCCCGGCAGCGCCACCGCCATGGTGCCGCTGCGGGCCAGCATCTCCAGGTCGCGGGGCGTGGTCGCTTCCAGGTGATCCACGCTCACCGCGCCCATGTCCACCGCCAGTCGAGCGGCGCCCAGGGAGTGGAACTGATCGGCGTGGACGCGGATGGGGCAGCCCAGCGCCGCCGCCTCCTCGAAGTACCGCCTCGTCTCGTCCAGCGACCAGGCGCCTTCCTCGCAGAAGGCGTCGGCGGTGATGCCCGGAAACTCCTGGGCCGCGGCCCGCAGCGTGACGTTGATGGTCTCCTCGACGAAGTCAGGCCGGTCGCGGTCGATGGCGTGTGCGCCGAGAAACGTCGGGATGACTCGAAGCGGCGTGCGCGAGGCCGCCTCGCGGATCGCCCGCAGCATCTTGATTTCATCCTCCGGGGTCAGCCCGTATCCGGATTTCACTTCGACCGTCGCCGTGCCCATGTGGGCCATGCGCTCCAGCCGATGGAGCAGCGACTCGGCCAACTCGTGCTGGGCCGCCTGACGCACCGCGCGCACCGTGGACATGATGCCCCCCCCCGCGCGAAGAATGTCGAGGTAGTCGGTGCCGGCGATCTTCATTTCGAACTCATCCAGCCGGTCGCCCGCCCAGCAGGCGTGGGTGTGGCAGTCCACGAAGGCGGGCATGACCACGCGATGGCGGGCGTCGATGATCGCCCCGGCGCGCTGC includes the following:
- a CDS encoding imidazolonepropionase, with amino-acid sequence MLIHRARLLTLAGPSGPRRGRDLRDLGVIPHGWIRLDRERIADIGTGDPPPHLLQRAGAIIDARHRVVMPAFVDCHTHACWAGDRLDEFEMKIAGTDYLDILRAGGGIMSTVRAVRQAAQHELAESLLHRLERMAHMGTATVEVKSGYGLTPEDEIKMLRAIREAASRTPLRVIPTFLGAHAIDRDRPDFVEETINVTLRAAAQEFPGITADAFCEEGAWSLDETRRYFEEAAALGCPIRVHADQFHSLGAARLAVDMGAVSVDHLEATTPRDLEMLARSGTMAVALPGCGFHLNGRYAPARALVDAGGALAIATNCNPGSSPTSSMPFIIALACRHLRLAPAEAITAATYNAACVLRLDDEVGSLEPGKRADIQILDATDERELAFEVAAPGPRVVIVDGHLILDRFDDACAVEPG
- the map gene encoding type I methionyl aminopeptidase — encoded protein: MTSMIDVDAAAAAAQCVVRTHERLVEFLRPGLTLPEVDSFVGRTLADLNCRSCFLHYKIRGHPPFPSHACLSLNHCIVHGTHTMRLPPLKPGDVFSIDIGVRHQGFIGDAAWTYAIGHATDEAMALMRCGRESLRRGIAALRPGHRLSDWAAAVQPYVEKECGFHLVQGLGGHGYGRKLHGPPFVSNILPRYPGEWPDSDLIMQPGLLLAVEPMIARGTSQTVSVGREWPIFTADGSLAVHYEADVMVTESGPRDLTEGMDQLPDIVGAA
- the sthA gene encoding Si-specific NAD(P)(+) transhydrogenase is translated as MDRYDLICLGCGPAGEKAATQAAYFGRRVAVIERAHAPGGAMVNTGTIPSKALRETAVMCSAFRRRPIPGLRVEFGGHLSIAGFMAQRHLIQQEEHDRIESSFDRHGITVVNGHGRIVDPHTIEVTRDDGPTARLSADFILVATGSSPVRPEHIPFHLPGVVDADGILELEHMPRSLAIVGGGVIGCEYASIFAEIGVAVTLFEPRESILPFIDGDCRDVLLRSMRGAEIDVRLNTAVQSVSESKVGGVLVTDSTRRAESFDVLLWAAGRSGNTRDIGLENVGLIPDKRGLLAVDGTFRTSVPSIYAAGDVIGPPSLTSVSMEQGRVAACHMFGLHFKREVARTFPIGLYTIPPVAMVGLGEQEAAKQGHEVIVGKAPYRLNARGRMYRDNEGLLKLVFDRSSRRLLGAAMVGEQATELIHLAQSIIHAGEGIDYLINACFNYPSISELYKYAAYAALQAIHVGEQRLAA
- a CDS encoding S9 family peptidase — translated: MRLLLAASALAIAPLTLAGPPATEQRPVTDEMHGHRIVDEYRWLEPLESESEEVRAWTTAQNDHTRSVLDRLPARKDIEARLAELMSIGTVSAPSMRGDRYFYTERKGTENQAVLYLREGHDGTPRVLLNPNTLDEKGLYALDWFVPSEDGSLLAFGLSHAGDEMTVLYVMDVTSGRWLADEIQGKVVFTGWLADNTGFTYGMLENPKDAYSRVYKMHLLGTHHRQDSEILRQDAPSRIPSASITRDGRWVVISIFEGWAKQEVLVFDADQWRRTGEIDRVPIAVGLDARFEAEFVQGDTLYLFTTLNAPNGCLYAVDLNNPARENWTLILPERKDAVLQSVSQARGRMVASYQVDATSRLEQFTYSGKSLGEIALPGIGTAGIVTRDDRTEAFLTFTSFNTPPSIYRLDLAEPRPQLALWARPEVPVDPSTVEVKQVFFASRDGTRVPMFIVHKKGLVLNGENPCILYGYGGFNISLTPSFTPTRFPWFEMGGVYAVANLRGGSEYGEDWHRAGMLENKQNVFDDFYAAAEYLIANGYTRPERLACQGGSNGGLLTGVAVTQRPDLFAAAISAVPLLDMLRYHHFLMAKFWIPEYGSPDDPTHFQWLRRYSPYHNIKPGVKYPAVLFTAGENDNRVHPNHARKMVARMQALAANDHETKPILLWVDREGGHGQGKPLSLRIRDAADQFIFCAWQTGMLEDYLRKNPR